A window from Mixophyes fleayi isolate aMixFle1 chromosome 12, aMixFle1.hap1, whole genome shotgun sequence encodes these proteins:
- the ECM1 gene encoding extracellular matrix protein 1 isoform X1 gives MKHLVMWILSAQLIALFCLVSTDDEIPIAGDFDMYQREIKPSFPISQREVQLPLLIQGEPMLSPRGRKPLLTPGSNVKDFPPGRPSHGNIENICSKNRHRVSYDRHNLPQTGFSHLGRQGKSLNELEEGFTRCCLQSNKLRCAQEEWKTAMDDFCTAEFSVKTRHYHCCKKRGSEREDCFSNEAPNPSYDTPISMLQEAKVVPNLGATQTLNPCPRGSPMCRDSMKRGYTWSDLAFPPGKPKSSNIQNICKLGKYRLYTDKMLAQNGHKYSTRQSKAINRMEKEFKKCCKTNDVSCAQTGWENVLDKFCEEERGVKTVPHTCCNGQHDQALMSHCFSSEAPFPEYDREVEKLNLGLVTENILEKLCGEFKLLTKKRHLSLLTSGLKDSCCALPQDSKLRCAAEQKDEYIKTLCGSKKDSWKDPQDCCNKGEQERGECFSFYLQDVSVAVMERK, from the exons atgACGAGATTCCTATTGCAGGTGATTTCGACATGTACCAAAGAGAGATTAAACCCAGTTTTCCAATCTCGCAGAGAGAAG TTCAGCTGCCTCTTCTGATCCAGGGTGAGCCAATGCTAAGCCCACGTGGGAGGAAACCATTATTAACTCCTGGCAGCAACGTGAAAGACTTCCCTCCGGGGCGACCATCCCACGGCAACATTGAAAACATCTGTAGTAAGAACCGGCACAGAGTCTCGTATGATCGCCACAATCTTCCCCAGACAGGATTCTCTCACCTCGGCAGACAAGGGAAATCCCTCAATGAGTTGGAGGAAGGGTTCACAAGATGTTGTCTTCAGTCTAATAAACTTCGCTGTGCACAGGAAGAG TGGAAGACTGCTATGGATGATTTCTGCACTGCGGAGTTTTCGGTAAAAACGCGCCATTACCACTGCTGTAAGAAGCGTGGATCGGAGAGGGAAGACTGCTTCAGCAACGAGGCCCCCAACCCCAGCTATGATACACCCATCAGCATGCTGCAGGAAGCTAAAGTGGTACCCAACTTAGGTGCCACCCAAACCCTTAATCCGTGTCCTCGTGGCTCACCTATGTGCCGGGACAGCATGAAGAGGGGCTACACGTGGTCAGATCTGGCCTTCCCACCAGGGAAACCTAAATCCAGCAACATCCAGAACATCTGCAAACTGGGGAAATACCGGCTATACACTGATAAAATGCTGGCCCAAAACGGGCATAAGTACTCTACACGTCAGAGTAAAGCCATCAACCGCATGGAGAAAGAGTTCAAGAAATGCTGCAAGACGAATGATGTATCCTGTGCACAGACTGGg TGGGAGAACGTTCTGGACAAATTCTGCGAAGAAGAAAGGGGAGTGAAGACTGTTCCCCATACATGTTGCAATGGGCAGCATGATCAAGCTCTTATGTCCCACTGCTTTTCAAGTGAGGCCCCATTCCCAGAGTATGACCGAGAGGTGGAGAAGTTGAACCTCGGTCTGGTGACAGAGAATATCCTGGAGAAGCTGTGTGGCGAGTTCAAACTCCTCACTAAGAA AAGACATCTTTCCCTGCTGACGTCTGGCCTCAAAGATTCCTGCTGCGCTCTTCCCCAGGACAGCAAATTGCGGTGTGCAGCAGAGCAG AAAGATGAGTATATTAAGACTCTGTGCGGCTCCAAAAAGGACTCTTGGAAAGACCCTCAGGACTGCTGCAACAAGGGCGAGCAGGAGAGAGGGGAATGTTTCAGCTTCTACCTGCAGGACGTCTCTGTGGCCGTCATGGAAAGAAAATAG
- the ECM1 gene encoding extracellular matrix protein 1 isoform X2, whose amino-acid sequence MKHLVMWILSAQLIALFCLVSTDDEIPIAGDFDMYQREIKPSFPISQREVQLPLLIQGEPMLSPRGRKPLLTPGSNVKDFPPGRPSHGNIENICSKNRHRVSYDRHNLPQTGFSHLGRQGKSLNELEEGFTRCCLQSNKLRCAQEEWKTAMDDFCTAEFSVKTRHYHCCKKRGSEREDCFSNEAPNPSYDTPISMLQEAKVVPNLGATQTLNPCPRGSPMCRDSMKRGYTWSDLAFPPGKPKSSNIQNICKLGKYRLYTDKMLAQNGHKYSTRQSKAINRMEKEFKKCCKTNDVSCAQTGWENVLDKFCEEERGVKTVPHTCCNGQHDQALMSHCFSSEAPFPEYDREVEKLNLGLVTENILEKLCGEFKLLTKKHLSLLTSGLKDSCCALPQDSKLRCAAEQKDEYIKTLCGSKKDSWKDPQDCCNKGEQERGECFSFYLQDVSVAVMERK is encoded by the exons atgACGAGATTCCTATTGCAGGTGATTTCGACATGTACCAAAGAGAGATTAAACCCAGTTTTCCAATCTCGCAGAGAGAAG TTCAGCTGCCTCTTCTGATCCAGGGTGAGCCAATGCTAAGCCCACGTGGGAGGAAACCATTATTAACTCCTGGCAGCAACGTGAAAGACTTCCCTCCGGGGCGACCATCCCACGGCAACATTGAAAACATCTGTAGTAAGAACCGGCACAGAGTCTCGTATGATCGCCACAATCTTCCCCAGACAGGATTCTCTCACCTCGGCAGACAAGGGAAATCCCTCAATGAGTTGGAGGAAGGGTTCACAAGATGTTGTCTTCAGTCTAATAAACTTCGCTGTGCACAGGAAGAG TGGAAGACTGCTATGGATGATTTCTGCACTGCGGAGTTTTCGGTAAAAACGCGCCATTACCACTGCTGTAAGAAGCGTGGATCGGAGAGGGAAGACTGCTTCAGCAACGAGGCCCCCAACCCCAGCTATGATACACCCATCAGCATGCTGCAGGAAGCTAAAGTGGTACCCAACTTAGGTGCCACCCAAACCCTTAATCCGTGTCCTCGTGGCTCACCTATGTGCCGGGACAGCATGAAGAGGGGCTACACGTGGTCAGATCTGGCCTTCCCACCAGGGAAACCTAAATCCAGCAACATCCAGAACATCTGCAAACTGGGGAAATACCGGCTATACACTGATAAAATGCTGGCCCAAAACGGGCATAAGTACTCTACACGTCAGAGTAAAGCCATCAACCGCATGGAGAAAGAGTTCAAGAAATGCTGCAAGACGAATGATGTATCCTGTGCACAGACTGGg TGGGAGAACGTTCTGGACAAATTCTGCGAAGAAGAAAGGGGAGTGAAGACTGTTCCCCATACATGTTGCAATGGGCAGCATGATCAAGCTCTTATGTCCCACTGCTTTTCAAGTGAGGCCCCATTCCCAGAGTATGACCGAGAGGTGGAGAAGTTGAACCTCGGTCTGGTGACAGAGAATATCCTGGAGAAGCTGTGTGGCGAGTTCAAACTCCTCACTAAGAA ACATCTTTCCCTGCTGACGTCTGGCCTCAAAGATTCCTGCTGCGCTCTTCCCCAGGACAGCAAATTGCGGTGTGCAGCAGAGCAG AAAGATGAGTATATTAAGACTCTGTGCGGCTCCAAAAAGGACTCTTGGAAAGACCCTCAGGACTGCTGCAACAAGGGCGAGCAGGAGAGAGGGGAATGTTTCAGCTTCTACCTGCAGGACGTCTCTGTGGCCGTCATGGAAAGAAAATAG